In the genome of Fluviispira vulneris, one region contains:
- a CDS encoding MFS transporter has protein sequence MYYKLIFLDCFLTICTFLYYIAIIGGVYNANGNAGQIGFIAMAITLPSIAISFFSGKLFKSANLLKNIYACSVIKIIALLSLYFLYTNIYFLISLIVLNGILNQVIAVSKQSFDATQIEPTLRTKFNSKKAFLNEIALIIGPALGGLTAAYFSLKNICLILALLSTVPIFFLLSFKNIKRNYAEVVKQKGASFKENIQYLCSKKIVLFLLMSYSLVVIILEMQTPLTFPFVKEKFNGDNSVTGVFFSVCGIGGVIGALIPIFIKIKNEALAILFLVIFDGLFVFLFTISTNFYLSCAIFTILGLMGSIAIVLVETKVQNDLEEKYSPFAFSIIQLAKNSIGAALAAGAAAVADQIGAVKVLRGAAYFEIFSGILFLILFIFLLRNIKNYPKEIS, from the coding sequence ATGTACTACAAACTTATATTTTTAGATTGTTTTCTAACTATCTGCACTTTTCTGTATTATATAGCGATCATTGGTGGTGTGTATAACGCCAATGGCAATGCTGGACAAATAGGTTTTATCGCTATGGCAATCACTTTGCCTTCAATTGCAATCAGTTTCTTCTCAGGAAAATTATTTAAATCGGCAAATCTACTTAAAAATATTTATGCTTGCTCTGTTATTAAAATAATAGCCCTTCTTTCTTTATACTTTTTATACACGAATATTTATTTTTTAATCAGCTTAATTGTCCTAAATGGTATTCTCAATCAAGTTATAGCTGTTTCAAAGCAATCATTTGATGCAACTCAGATTGAACCCACTTTACGCACAAAGTTTAACAGTAAAAAAGCTTTTTTAAACGAGATTGCTCTAATTATAGGCCCTGCTTTAGGCGGCCTCACAGCAGCTTATTTTAGTTTAAAAAATATCTGTCTTATTTTAGCTCTTCTCAGCACTGTTCCAATTTTTTTCCTATTGAGTTTTAAGAATATTAAAAGAAATTATGCAGAAGTCGTTAAACAAAAAGGCGCTAGCTTTAAGGAAAATATTCAATACCTATGCTCAAAGAAAATCGTACTTTTTTTATTAATGAGTTATAGTCTAGTCGTCATCATACTCGAAATGCAAACTCCACTAACCTTTCCTTTTGTCAAAGAAAAATTCAATGGTGACAACAGTGTCACAGGAGTTTTCTTTTCTGTTTGTGGAATTGGCGGTGTTATTGGGGCACTTATACCCATATTTATTAAAATAAAAAATGAGGCTTTAGCCATTTTGTTTCTTGTTATATTTGATGGTCTTTTTGTCTTTTTATTTACGATAAGCACAAATTTTTACTTAAGTTGTGCAATATTCACAATTTTGGGACTGATGGGATCGATTGCCATCGTTCTTGTAGAAACTAAAGTGCAAAATGACCTTGAAGAAAAATACAGCCCCTTTGCATTTTCTATCATACAATTGGCAAAGAACTCGATCGGAGCGGCCCTTGCTGCTGGAGCAGCCGCAGTCGCTGACCAGATAGGGGCAGTGAAAGTTTTACGCGGGGCAGCTTATTTTGAAATATTTTCTGGAATTTTATTCTTAATTTTATTTATTTTCTTATTAAGAAATATAAAAAATTACCCAAAAGAAATTAGTTAA
- a CDS encoding DUF2786 domain-containing protein, translating to MKFQKIKNDLRTRWTLQLYKEYGNICYQYGLYLKKPLILIEDLKSTWGNWNSHAKIITLSTLLIEEYPWEVVIGVLKHEIAHQIVTDVFFSNDKHGKDFQKACDLIGLPKEFCKCTLEIEHKILHIRNGKNGSEDENILRKLEKLLSLAQSANENEALLAMEKVQELYAKYNIKRIQEGKDSEFYSLVVNIKKKKAPSTYVYVTSLLQAHYFVNVIFSQLYDPLADDSFQTLEILGTRHNVLMAEYVFHFLVERMEALWKNYQIEKKATARHKMSYQKGLLVGFREKLDQLQKEKLKKQKQSKNNLDPESVNSLLVLEDKKLQDFTKKIFPRIVQKVSSSNQVFTEHYDKGKKEGEKIILNKGVTQQNKEKRYLNS from the coding sequence ATGAAATTTCAAAAGATTAAAAATGATTTACGTACCCGTTGGACTTTACAACTTTATAAAGAATATGGAAATATTTGCTATCAATATGGTCTCTATCTTAAGAAACCTCTTATATTGATTGAAGATTTAAAGAGTACTTGGGGGAACTGGAATTCCCATGCAAAAATTATCACTTTGTCTACATTACTTATTGAAGAGTACCCATGGGAAGTTGTTATAGGTGTGCTGAAGCACGAAATTGCCCATCAAATTGTGACAGATGTGTTTTTTTCAAATGACAAACATGGAAAAGACTTTCAAAAAGCATGTGATTTAATAGGACTTCCCAAAGAGTTTTGTAAGTGCACCTTAGAGATTGAGCACAAGATATTGCATATTCGTAATGGGAAAAATGGCAGTGAAGATGAAAATATTCTTAGGAAACTAGAAAAATTATTAAGTCTAGCTCAATCTGCCAATGAAAATGAAGCGCTTTTAGCTATGGAAAAAGTTCAAGAACTTTATGCAAAATACAATATTAAAAGAATTCAAGAAGGAAAGGATTCAGAATTTTATTCACTTGTTGTGAATATTAAAAAGAAAAAAGCTCCAAGCACCTATGTTTATGTTACTTCTCTTTTGCAAGCTCATTATTTTGTCAATGTTATTTTTTCACAACTTTATGATCCTTTAGCAGATGATTCATTTCAGACCCTTGAAATATTAGGCACACGGCACAATGTGCTTATGGCAGAGTATGTCTTTCATTTTTTAGTTGAGCGGATGGAAGCATTATGGAAAAATTATCAAATAGAAAAAAAAGCTACTGCTCGACATAAAATGTCATATCAAAAAGGTCTTTTAGTTGGCTTTAGAGAAAAACTAGATCAATTGCAAAAAGAAAAATTAAAAAAGCAAAAACAATCTAAAAATAATTTAGATCCAGAGAGTGTGAATTCATTATTAGTTTTAGAAGACAAAAAATTACAAGATTTTACAAAAAAAATATTTCCACGTATTGTGCAGAAAGTCTCAAGTTCAAATCAAGTCTTCACAGAGCATTATGATAAAGGAAAAAAAGAAGGTGAAAAGATTATTTTAAATAAAGGTGTCACTCAACAAAATAAAGAAAAGCGTTATTTGAACTCTTAA
- a CDS encoding OB-fold nucleic acid binding domain-containing protein, producing MKRLLHLSISFILIINLLGCERRARLVEIKLLLLTPDGYFNQPIVLSGKVNDIGPGGLWFILEDKTGYIQVTTENIPHHNACIKKGNEVSLGGHLELYENHKYFSLNTLLRCSH from the coding sequence ATGAAGAGACTTCTTCACCTGAGCATTAGTTTTATCTTAATAATAAATTTGTTGGGTTGTGAACGGCGAGCGCGTCTGGTTGAAATCAAATTGCTCTTGCTGACGCCTGATGGATATTTTAATCAACCGATTGTTCTTTCTGGCAAGGTAAATGATATTGGTCCTGGTGGATTGTGGTTTATTTTAGAAGATAAAACAGGATACATACAAGTTACAACTGAAAATATTCCGCATCATAATGCATGTATAAAAAAAGGCAATGAAGTTTCATTGGGTGGTCATTTGGAACTATATGAGAATCATAAATATTTTTCGTTGAATACTTTGTTGAGGTGTTCGCATTGA
- a CDS encoding chemotaxis protein CheW: protein MLHYRIKNMHASGGDASQVQLPYQDDTTNSQYINDVTDEGAIQTPGVQHIGFKLHTEEFLLPMSLVREIIMLTTITFVPKATFLVEGIIALRGEIMPVLNLRRFLKFERGKAASTTRVIILQCEYGGFGVIVDDITEFVRLQQTEVESIPQNFFPAEYKILAGVSRVGDRIRGIIDINKVVDEMTADLQKEQEDEETSSPEH from the coding sequence GTGCTGCATTATCGAATTAAAAATATGCATGCATCAGGAGGAGATGCATCACAAGTTCAGTTACCTTATCAAGATGACACCACTAACAGTCAATATATCAATGACGTTACAGACGAAGGCGCCATTCAGACTCCTGGTGTACAACATATTGGTTTTAAATTGCACACAGAAGAGTTTTTGCTCCCAATGTCCCTTGTGCGTGAAATTATAATGCTGACAACAATCACTTTTGTGCCAAAGGCGACATTTTTAGTTGAAGGAATAATAGCGCTGCGTGGCGAAATCATGCCGGTGCTCAATTTAAGAAGGTTTTTAAAATTTGAACGTGGCAAAGCAGCTTCGACCACCCGCGTAATCATTTTGCAATGTGAATATGGTGGCTTCGGTGTTATTGTCGACGACATCACTGAATTTGTCCGATTGCAACAGACAGAAGTCGAATCTATCCCTCAGAACTTTTTCCCTGCTGAATATAAAATTTTAGCAGGTGTATCTAGGGTTGGCGATCGTATCCGTGGTATCATCGATATTAATAAAGTTGTAGATGAAATGACAGCAGATTTACAGAAGGAACAAGAGGATGAAGAGACTTCTTCACCTGAGCATTAG
- a CDS encoding chemotaxis protein CheA, translating to MFYGNKKVFIQTPDDASSDNSLAEELKNEATELVERLAGLCQGFQEHLIANEEVPLEESQELFRTLHTLKGLSQMANLNEMVATAHAVEDYIELVRSEKVKLVKEIIELVSDAQNVFEQVFKAFPKAIDPDVLMEAERVAHEFHQRTEVVKGGGAPAAAPAATPPAEAAPAAAGGGDTLALTAEENAAFEKFKTRAEFLFSLVLPADKYKSLDELKSGKHVDDISRVGDFIIIKHSPQGSLLVFAAELDEKSLSGMAEAEVKKLEKDPNCLKALGAPWDTLVFSGSAAPATAPAAAAPPPPPAAAAPAAAAGHGGGGDEDEQPEDFDTKNLSGANAVDVPDLDPEMLQDFLSNADELLENLSQAMLDLEGNPESKEAVENIFRNAHTIKGTSGMFGFRAIEKVTHKMENLFDRIRKGNLKVTPALMDGLFFGLDRIRSMFEAVKANKSSEQPINDALEKIRLAVSKGGGASAPAAAPAAAPAAAPAAAPAAAPAPAAPAAAPAAAPAAAKPAPAAKPAAGGDKKKPDEKKAEGGEAGGTIRVDLKRLDSLVNLVGELVIDRTRFARIEEELRGNGNSELGHSMSESVLLFGRHMNEVQSIIMKIRMVPVGNAFYKFTRVVRDLCRQIGKEIDLHIIGGETELDKTLVEEIGDPLVHLIRNSVDHGVELPDDREKLGKARKGNIHLKASQDGNMIVITIQDDGKGLQVEKLRSKAIERGLIKESDHLTNKETFNLIFEPGFSTAEKITNISGRGVGMDVVKKSIVKLKGIIELDSEIGKGTTTTIKLPLTLAIIPSLMVETRGESYAIPLVNVIESIRIRPEDVQKMGTADFVKLRDRVLPLLRLTDVFELQMMSELLWYSVSDIQRIKHHDDEEVKTDKDSLGNPVENKEKKVEAPPPKTPTVINNASFRARHTKPRIIFVVVGVGEKRVGVIVDQLQGQQEIVIKSLGQLMGKRRGVAGGCVLGNGRVALVLDVGEIIDDFSQTKMGYSNRAALSN from the coding sequence GTGTTCTACGGTAACAAGAAAGTTTTTATCCAAACACCTGATGATGCATCATCTGACAACAGTCTTGCCGAAGAATTAAAAAACGAAGCCACTGAGCTTGTGGAACGATTAGCTGGTCTATGCCAAGGTTTTCAAGAGCACCTTATTGCCAATGAAGAAGTTCCTTTAGAAGAAAGCCAAGAACTTTTTAGGACTTTGCACACTCTAAAAGGTCTTTCGCAAATGGCCAACCTGAATGAAATGGTGGCCACAGCCCATGCTGTTGAAGATTATATCGAACTTGTCCGTTCAGAAAAAGTAAAGCTTGTTAAAGAAATTATTGAACTTGTCTCCGATGCTCAGAATGTTTTTGAACAAGTTTTTAAAGCCTTTCCAAAGGCGATCGATCCCGATGTGTTGATGGAAGCAGAAAGGGTTGCTCACGAATTTCACCAACGAACTGAAGTGGTTAAAGGTGGAGGTGCACCAGCCGCAGCCCCTGCAGCCACACCACCTGCGGAAGCTGCTCCTGCTGCAGCGGGTGGAGGAGATACTCTTGCTCTCACAGCAGAGGAAAATGCCGCCTTTGAAAAATTTAAAACCCGTGCTGAATTTTTATTTTCGTTGGTTTTACCTGCTGATAAATATAAAAGTTTAGATGAATTAAAATCAGGAAAGCATGTAGATGATATTTCTCGGGTGGGTGATTTCATTATTATAAAACACTCCCCACAGGGTTCTCTGCTTGTCTTTGCCGCTGAGCTTGATGAAAAATCTTTGTCAGGTATGGCAGAAGCTGAAGTTAAGAAACTTGAAAAAGATCCTAATTGTTTAAAAGCCTTAGGAGCACCTTGGGACACTTTGGTTTTTTCAGGATCCGCAGCACCTGCTACTGCGCCTGCGGCCGCTGCCCCACCCCCACCTCCAGCCGCTGCAGCGCCCGCTGCTGCCGCTGGGCATGGTGGTGGGGGAGATGAAGATGAGCAACCCGAAGATTTTGATACGAAAAATCTTTCAGGAGCCAATGCCGTCGACGTTCCCGATCTCGATCCTGAAATGCTGCAAGATTTCCTTTCGAATGCAGACGAACTGCTTGAGAATTTAAGTCAAGCCATGCTGGATTTGGAAGGCAATCCAGAAAGTAAAGAAGCGGTTGAAAACATTTTCAGAAATGCCCATACAATTAAAGGGACTTCTGGGATGTTTGGTTTTCGGGCGATTGAAAAAGTCACCCATAAAATGGAGAATCTATTTGATCGCATTCGGAAAGGAAATCTTAAGGTAACACCCGCTTTAATGGATGGACTTTTCTTTGGTCTAGACCGCATTCGTAGCATGTTTGAAGCTGTAAAAGCGAATAAATCTTCTGAGCAACCGATCAACGATGCGTTGGAGAAAATCCGGCTTGCCGTGTCAAAAGGGGGAGGAGCATCTGCTCCGGCAGCAGCCCCAGCCGCCGCACCCGCAGCAGCCCCTGCTGCAGCCCCGGCCGCCGCACCCGCACCCGCTGCGCCCGCTGCAGCGCCTGCAGCAGCACCAGCCGCCGCAAAACCTGCACCCGCAGCAAAGCCCGCCGCAGGAGGGGATAAGAAAAAACCAGACGAGAAAAAAGCTGAAGGAGGAGAAGCCGGAGGAACCATTCGTGTGGACCTCAAACGTTTGGACAGTCTTGTGAACTTAGTAGGTGAACTTGTTATTGATAGAACACGTTTTGCTCGTATTGAAGAAGAATTGCGTGGCAATGGAAACAGTGAACTTGGCCACTCGATGAGTGAAAGTGTGCTGCTTTTCGGGCGGCATATGAATGAAGTTCAAAGCATTATAATGAAAATTCGCATGGTTCCTGTTGGGAATGCATTCTATAAATTTACTCGAGTTGTTCGTGATTTGTGTAGACAAATCGGTAAAGAAATAGACTTGCATATAATCGGTGGAGAAACTGAGCTTGATAAAACACTGGTTGAAGAAATAGGAGATCCTCTTGTTCACTTAATCCGTAACAGTGTTGACCATGGGGTAGAACTTCCTGATGATCGGGAAAAACTAGGTAAAGCCAGAAAAGGAAATATACATTTAAAAGCAAGTCAAGATGGAAATATGATCGTAATTACGATTCAAGATGATGGAAAAGGGCTTCAGGTTGAAAAGCTAAGAAGTAAAGCAATCGAGAGAGGACTCATAAAAGAATCTGATCATCTGACTAATAAAGAAACATTTAATTTGATCTTCGAGCCAGGATTTTCGACTGCTGAAAAAATCACTAATATTTCAGGTCGTGGCGTGGGAATGGATGTTGTTAAAAAAAGTATTGTTAAGTTAAAAGGGATTATTGAGCTCGACAGTGAAATAGGAAAGGGTACAACAACCACAATTAAACTTCCACTTACATTAGCAATTATTCCTAGCTTAATGGTAGAAACACGAGGAGAAAGTTATGCAATTCCACTGGTAAATGTGATTGAAAGTATTCGCATTCGTCCAGAAGATGTGCAGAAAATGGGCACCGCTGATTTTGTTAAACTAAGAGATCGGGTTTTGCCTTTGTTACGTTTAACCGATGTATTTGAATTGCAAATGATGTCTGAGTTACTTTGGTATTCTGTTTCCGACATACAGAGAATAAAACATCATGATGATGAAGAAGTAAAAACAGATAAAGATAGCTTAGGTAATCCAGTAGAAAATAAAGAGAAAAAAGTAGAAGCTCCACCACCAAAAACTCCTACAGTTATAAATAATGCTTCATTTCGAGCGCGACATACAAAACCACGCATTATTTTTGTTGTCGTAGGAGTTGGAGAAAAACGTGTTGGTGTGATCGTTGATCAGCTGCAAGGTCAACAAGAAATCGTTATTAAATCATTGGGTCAATTGATGGGTAAAAGAAGAGGTGTTGCCGGTGGCTGTGTGCTTGGCAATGGTCGAGTCGCTTTGGTTCTCGACGTAGGCGAAATAATAGACGATTTTTCACAAACAAAAATGGGGTACTCAAACCGTGCTGCATTATCGAATTAA
- a CDS encoding Maf family protein, translating into MTKIKNEQLILASASPRRKEMLRASGIPFYIVIADIEEKPLENEGGHDYVKRNAREKALAVSEKTLSADFILSADTIVVTHEDKILEKPQNKEHAKKMLEALSGSTHLVLSGYSLFQNKKEIVSRVIETFVTFRNLSAREIDAYIKTGEPFDKAGAYGIQGRAMGFIEKIEGSYTNVMGLPLSQVLLDLKDFAGIETYTQIDD; encoded by the coding sequence ATGACAAAGATTAAAAATGAACAATTAATTCTTGCAAGTGCGTCTCCACGTCGTAAGGAAATGCTTAGAGCAAGCGGTATCCCATTTTATATTGTGATTGCTGATATTGAAGAAAAACCTTTAGAAAACGAAGGGGGACACGACTATGTCAAAAGAAATGCACGTGAGAAAGCATTAGCAGTTTCGGAAAAAACTTTAAGTGCTGATTTTATTTTAAGTGCAGATACAATTGTAGTCACACATGAAGATAAAATTCTCGAAAAACCACAAAATAAAGAGCATGCAAAAAAAATGCTTGAAGCACTTTCTGGCAGCACACATCTCGTTTTAAGTGGGTATTCTCTTTTTCAAAATAAAAAAGAAATCGTTTCTCGAGTGATTGAAACTTTTGTTACTTTTAGAAATTTAAGTGCAAGAGAAATTGATGCATATATTAAAACAGGTGAACCTTTTGACAAAGCAGGAGCTTATGGGATTCAAGGGCGTGCAATGGGATTTATTGAAAAAATTGAAGGAAGTTATACAAATGTCATGGGTCTCCCTTTAAGCCAAGTGCTGCTTGATCTCAAAGACTTTGCAGGAATTGAAACCTATACTCAAATCGACGATTAA
- a CDS encoding YggS family pyridoxal phosphate-dependent enzyme — MENDIEKNIKEIQDKIKYLAQKYKRNPNDIQLVAVSKHHTLESIKAAYKCGIENFGENYIQEWQEKSQALSNLPNIKWHLIGHIQTNKAKSINSHIHCIHSLDKLNLAKEIEKKSPLENKVKVLIQLQVDKSDQNKSGIPFENAKELCGMLAHSQKMDFSGFMGIGPEENDKSRLRDLYAEFAKNAEDLWKSFSNRPKEKYILSLGMSSDYEIAIEHGSTLLRIGTAIFGRRK; from the coding sequence ATGGAAAATGATATTGAGAAAAACATAAAAGAAATTCAAGATAAAATTAAATATTTAGCTCAGAAGTATAAAAGAAATCCAAATGATATTCAATTGGTTGCAGTCAGCAAACATCATACCTTAGAAAGTATAAAAGCAGCTTATAAATGTGGAATAGAAAATTTTGGAGAAAATTATATTCAAGAGTGGCAAGAAAAAAGCCAAGCTCTAAGCAATTTACCGAATATAAAGTGGCATCTAATTGGCCATATTCAAACAAATAAAGCAAAATCAATCAATTCTCACATACATTGTATACATTCTCTTGATAAATTAAATTTAGCGAAAGAAATTGAAAAAAAATCTCCTTTAGAAAATAAAGTAAAGGTTCTTATTCAGTTGCAGGTTGATAAAAGCGATCAAAATAAATCTGGTATTCCATTTGAAAATGCAAAAGAACTTTGTGGTATGCTTGCACATTCACAAAAAATGGATTTTTCTGGATTTATGGGCATTGGACCAGAAGAAAATGACAAAAGCCGCCTCCGTGATTTATATGCTGAGTTTGCAAAGAATGCTGAAGATCTTTGGAAATCTTTTTCAAATCGACCAAAAGAAAAATATATTTTATCACTTGGCATGAGTTCCGATTACGAAATTGCAATTGAGCATGGAAGCACTCTGTTAAGAATCGGTACTGCGATTTTTGGCAGAAGAAAATAA
- a CDS encoding GH3 family domain-containing protein, whose translation MENLYNNANNNTAFNNIQCEKINSFRKKLFSSIENPMLAQQNAFKRIKAQVEGTEINKALRLDKIDNVSEFIKKIPIQEFSFFEPYIKKTIDGHSGQLFRGRPVFYLTSSATTGVSKIIPCSNEMFEIFKIFQCELISIMSACSPNISMNSINISLGARPFLRNIDSIPQGYLSGILGVNPPDELKNGRYPSEKAFMIEDYSERSLRIYNETKNKDVQMIFGLPCHILNLAHDILNISGKQSLNEIWPNLKVLGYSGTPIENYEQALFNAIGHKVSCVGAYAATEGPMGYEIPEYSHGNHTFTPTPEHVVFSFTDVDHPNSTPLALDELKAGGEYNVNISNMCGLLQYSMKDSIKVLSIDPRICYKVLGRKDAVLNIASEKVSQNSILQVIAGLQQKLNKVIDHFFVYPKIYDQKPRYEWILCSDNLKNISHFQIQCLLDELMMEASQNYKNKRLESGAIQSPSVRIVPAYLTKQYFIQGSGQGQFKMKNAFPNKSDFDAFWREKIPNMEKHL comes from the coding sequence TTGGAAAACTTATATAATAATGCAAATAACAATACAGCATTTAATAATATCCAATGTGAAAAAATCAATAGCTTTAGAAAAAAACTTTTTTCAAGTATTGAAAATCCTATGCTAGCACAACAGAATGCATTCAAAAGAATTAAAGCACAAGTCGAAGGAACTGAAATCAATAAAGCTCTTAGATTAGATAAAATAGATAATGTTTCAGAATTCATCAAAAAGATTCCAATACAAGAATTCTCTTTTTTTGAACCTTATATTAAAAAAACAATTGATGGCCATTCTGGGCAACTCTTTAGAGGTCGTCCGGTTTTCTATTTGACATCTTCAGCAACAACAGGTGTCAGTAAAATCATTCCTTGCAGCAATGAAATGTTTGAAATTTTTAAAATTTTTCAATGTGAATTGATTTCAATTATGTCTGCATGCTCACCAAATATATCGATGAATTCTATTAATATTTCATTAGGAGCAAGACCTTTTTTAAGAAACATCGACTCTATCCCCCAAGGATATTTAAGCGGAATTCTTGGTGTTAATCCTCCAGATGAATTAAAAAATGGGCGATATCCCTCGGAAAAAGCATTTATGATTGAAGATTATAGTGAACGCTCTTTGAGAATTTATAATGAAACAAAAAATAAAGATGTTCAAATGATTTTTGGACTTCCATGTCATATATTAAATTTAGCTCACGATATTTTAAATATTAGTGGAAAACAAAGTTTAAATGAAATATGGCCAAACTTAAAAGTTCTTGGTTATTCGGGCACTCCAATTGAAAATTATGAACAAGCTTTGTTTAATGCCATTGGACATAAAGTCAGTTGCGTGGGAGCTTATGCAGCAACAGAAGGACCAATGGGTTATGAAATACCTGAATATTCTCATGGTAATCATACTTTTACACCAACTCCTGAGCATGTTGTTTTCTCTTTTACCGACGTCGATCATCCGAATTCTACTCCTCTGGCCCTCGATGAATTAAAAGCAGGAGGAGAGTACAATGTTAATATTTCAAATATGTGTGGTTTGTTACAATACTCGATGAAAGACAGTATAAAAGTTCTCAGTATAGATCCAAGAATTTGTTACAAAGTCTTAGGTCGCAAAGACGCTGTACTTAATATAGCTTCAGAGAAAGTATCACAAAATTCAATTTTGCAAGTGATTGCAGGTTTACAACAAAAACTCAATAAAGTAATCGATCATTTCTTTGTTTACCCTAAAATATATGATCAAAAACCTCGTTATGAATGGATTTTATGTTCTGATAATCTAAAAAATATTTCTCATTTTCAGATACAATGTTTACTTGATGAATTGATGATGGAGGCATCACAAAATTACAAAAATAAAAGATTGGAAAGCGGTGCAATCCAATCCCCATCTGTCCGAATTGTTCCAGCTTATTTAACTAAACAATATTTTATACAAGGAAGTGGTCAAGGACAATTTAAAATGAAAAATGCTTTCCCGAATAAAAGTGATTTTGATGCCTTTTGGCGCGAAAAAATCCCAAATATGGAAAAGCATTTATAA